The sequence AACTTCCTCGCCGCCGTGGGCCACGAACTCAAGAGCCCCCTGGCCAGCATCCGCCTGGCCGCCGAAACCCTCAAGCTGAGGGATCCTCCTCCCGCAAGACGACAGAAGTTGCTCGGCCGGGTGCTGGCCAATCTCTCCCGTGTCGAGGCGATGGTGCGCAACCTGCTCGACGCCGCCCGACTCGACGAGGGCCGACTGCATCTGTCTCCCGAGCGGGTAGTCCTGGCGCGGGCGGCTCACAACGCCATGGCCGGGATCGAAGACCGCCTCGCTGCGGCGGGAGCCGAACTGCAGGTGGCGATCCCCGAAGATCTCGAAGTGCTCGCTGACCCGGCCGCGGTGGAGACGGTGCTCGCCAACCTGGTGGACAATGCCCGCAAGGCGGTGGCCCGGGCCGGAGGCGGCCGGATCGAGGTGCGAGCCCGCCGCCGCGGACGCCGGGTGGAGGTCGAGGTGCGGGACGAGGGCGTCGGTTTCGCCCCCGTCCTGGCCCCGCGACTGTTCGACAAGTTCTACCGCCCGGGTGACGAGATGCGGCGCAGCGGAGAGGGCTCGGGCCTGGGCCTGTACATCGTCCGCCGCCTGCAGCGGCTGGCCGGTGGCGGCATC is a genomic window of Acidobacteriota bacterium containing:
- a CDS encoding HAMP domain-containing sensor histidine kinase — encoded protein: MERTRLIQIGFIVLLGVCAAQAGWWLLDQVLDIRANRAAVEEHLLRDRRVARMLLEQGAAPGEVEAIFDELIFRDGEVHLDPDHLAALHEQGRRRLSRYAWEGAFFLGVLLSGIVVLWRTLGEEALLKRRQQNFLAAVGHELKSPLASIRLAAETLKLRDPPPARRQKLLGRVLANLSRVEAMVRNLLDAARLDEGRLHLSPERVVLARAAHNAMAGIEDRLAAAGAELQVAIPEDLEVLADPAAVETVLANLVDNARKAVARAGGGRIEVRARRRGRRVEVEVRDEGVGFAPVLAPRLFDKFYRPGDEMRRSGEGSGLGLYIVRRLQRLAGGGIEAHSDGPGHGAVFTAWWPAAGGQK